A genomic segment from Dietzia psychralcaliphila encodes:
- the dnaN gene encoding DNA polymerase III subunit beta, with product MEITDPTFRVTREDFADSVAWVARTLPSRPSVPILGGVLLEADSGLTISGFDYETSAQVSVPAEVSEPGSTLVSGRLLADIARALPDRPVEVTVSAQKMYINCGTAKFTLPTMPVEDYPQLPAMPGVTGSAAVDAFSEAVAQVAVAAGKDDTLPMLTGIRMEIEGPRVTLIATDRFRLAIRDLEWEPAREDVAVEVLIPAKTLSEVTRSAGQGGRVDLSLGAGAEVGADGIMGVLVSGQRTTTRLLDAEFPKVRQLLPTQHTSMALVQVDSLVQAIKRVALVADRGVQVRMTFSEGELALSAGGDDAAQASETLPVEFLGEPLTIAFNPGYLLDGLGSMHSARVAFGFTQASRPAVLRPAPETLPSADADGAIAPVDSNHTYLLMPVRLPG from the coding sequence ATGGAGATCACGGATCCGACGTTCCGCGTCACCCGCGAGGACTTCGCCGATTCGGTGGCCTGGGTGGCGCGCACCCTGCCCTCACGACCGTCGGTTCCGATTCTCGGCGGGGTACTCCTCGAGGCGGATTCTGGTCTGACGATCTCCGGTTTCGACTACGAGACCTCCGCCCAGGTCTCCGTCCCGGCCGAGGTCTCCGAACCCGGGAGCACCCTGGTGTCCGGTCGGTTGTTGGCCGACATCGCTCGCGCTCTCCCGGACCGCCCGGTCGAGGTCACGGTCAGCGCCCAGAAGATGTACATCAACTGCGGCACCGCCAAGTTCACCCTGCCGACCATGCCCGTCGAGGACTATCCGCAACTGCCCGCCATGCCCGGGGTCACCGGATCGGCCGCGGTCGACGCGTTCTCCGAGGCAGTGGCCCAGGTCGCGGTGGCGGCCGGCAAGGACGACACGCTCCCGATGCTCACCGGCATCCGGATGGAGATCGAGGGCCCCCGCGTCACGCTCATCGCCACCGACCGGTTCCGTCTGGCCATCCGGGATCTCGAATGGGAGCCCGCTCGCGAGGACGTGGCGGTCGAGGTTCTCATCCCGGCCAAGACTCTCTCCGAGGTGACCCGGTCGGCGGGCCAGGGCGGGCGCGTCGACCTGAGCCTGGGCGCGGGCGCCGAGGTGGGGGCGGACGGCATCATGGGCGTTCTCGTCTCCGGGCAGCGCACCACGACGCGTCTCCTCGACGCCGAGTTCCCCAAGGTTCGCCAGCTCCTGCCCACCCAGCACACGTCGATGGCCCTCGTACAGGTCGACTCGCTGGTGCAGGCCATCAAGCGTGTCGCGCTGGTCGCAGACCGGGGGGTCCAGGTCCGGATGACCTTCTCCGAGGGCGAGTTGGCGCTCTCCGCGGGCGGCGACGACGCGGCCCAGGCCTCGGAGACCCTCCCGGTGGAGTTCCTCGGAGAACCGTTGACCATCGCGTTCAACCCGGGCTATCTGCTGGACGGCCTGGGAAGCATGCACTCGGCCCGCGTGGCGTTCGGGTTCACGCAGGCCAGCCGACCAGCGGTCCTGCGTCCGGCCCCCGAGACGCTGCCCTCCGCGGACGCCGACGGTGCCATCGCTCCCGTCGACTCGAACCACACCTACCTGCTCATGCCGGTCCGCCTGCCGGGCTGA
- the recF gene encoding DNA replication/repair protein RecF (All proteins in this family for which functions are known are DNA-binding proteins that assist the filamentation of RecA onto DNA for the initiation of recombination or recombinational repair.) gives MHLRHLRLLDFRSWPLLELELEPGVTTLVGRNGHGKTNVLEAVGVLSTLRSHRVATEAPMIRSGTETALIAALAHNAGRELTVELALNSGKANRARLNTSPCRRLGDILGVVQSVLFAPEDLALVRGEPAERRRLLDELLVQRRPAHGGDLAEYSSVLRQRSALLKSASGALRRGRGGDAGAALDTLDVWDGRLAQLGARIVAGRIGLLEELRPLVVDAYRGLAPESRPAGLAYRFRVAAPPEESELTDSELVEAVLLAELGRRRQDEIDRGMSLVGPHRDDVFLTLGDEPAKGFASHGETWSFALALRLGSLELFRADGIEPVLLLDDVFAELDRHRRAALAEAAVGVEQVLVTAAVGEDVPDGLRGVRHDVVMTGQGVGRHSGMTVSRGTSGRDDGVSSGDGRDGDGIGDDVMDDGGNAVPDSEVET, from the coding sequence ATGCACCTGCGTCACCTGAGGCTCCTGGATTTCCGATCCTGGCCACTGCTCGAGCTGGAGCTGGAGCCCGGGGTCACCACTTTGGTGGGGCGCAACGGACACGGGAAGACCAACGTCCTCGAAGCCGTCGGTGTGCTCTCGACGCTGAGGTCCCACCGGGTCGCCACAGAGGCACCGATGATCCGCTCGGGCACCGAGACGGCGTTGATCGCGGCGCTCGCGCACAACGCGGGTCGCGAACTCACCGTGGAACTGGCTCTCAACTCGGGTAAGGCCAATCGGGCGCGGCTCAACACCTCGCCCTGCCGCCGACTCGGCGACATCCTCGGAGTGGTCCAGTCCGTGCTCTTCGCACCCGAGGACCTCGCACTGGTCCGGGGGGAGCCGGCCGAGCGGCGCAGACTCCTCGATGAACTCCTGGTCCAACGCCGACCCGCACATGGGGGAGACCTCGCCGAGTACTCGTCGGTTCTCCGCCAGCGATCGGCGTTGCTCAAGTCCGCCTCCGGTGCGCTCCGGCGCGGCAGGGGAGGAGACGCGGGGGCGGCCCTGGACACGCTCGATGTGTGGGACGGCCGCCTCGCTCAACTCGGGGCGCGGATCGTGGCGGGACGGATCGGACTGCTGGAAGAGTTGCGACCTCTCGTCGTGGACGCCTATCGGGGTCTGGCACCCGAGTCCCGGCCGGCGGGACTCGCGTATCGGTTCCGGGTCGCCGCTCCGCCGGAGGAGTCCGAACTGACCGACTCGGAACTCGTCGAGGCGGTTCTGCTCGCGGAGCTCGGGAGACGCCGACAGGACGAGATCGACAGGGGGATGTCCCTCGTCGGGCCGCACCGGGACGACGTGTTCCTGACGCTCGGCGACGAACCCGCCAAGGGGTTCGCGAGCCACGGCGAGACATGGTCGTTCGCCTTGGCCCTGCGCCTCGGATCACTCGAGTTGTTCCGTGCCGACGGGATCGAACCGGTCCTGCTGCTGGACGATGTGTTCGCCGAACTCGACCGTCACCGCCGTGCCGCACTGGCCGAGGCGGCGGTGGGTGTCGAACAGGTACTGGTGACCGCCGCGGTGGGTGAGGATGTCCCCGACGGGTTGCGCGGGGTCCGTCATGACGTGGTGATGACCGGGCAGGGTGTGGGTCGTCACTCGGGCATGACGGTGTCGCGCGGTACCTCCGGTCGTGACGACGGTGTTTCCAGCGGCGATGGTCGCGACGGCGACGGGATCGGCGACGATGTTATGGACGACGGCGGGAACGCGGTGCCGGACAGCGAGGTTGAGACGTGA
- a CDS encoding DciA family protein, whose protein sequence is MTDDQRRDPITPSDKPQRGYDIARQALEEARSRARADGKQVGRGRTGPVGSAKRLRKRGWTGSGADPWDPQPLGRLVGQVAKRRGWDDKVTTGRLFAEWDRIVGEDMSAHATPERLEEGVLYVRASSTAWATQLRLVAADILRKIAAAMGPGHVRRLKIEGPEKPSWRKGPLHVSGRGPRDTYG, encoded by the coding sequence GTGACCGACGACCAGAGGCGGGATCCCATAACACCGTCTGACAAGCCGCAACGTGGTTATGACATCGCGAGGCAAGCTCTCGAGGAGGCACGTTCTCGGGCCCGCGCGGACGGCAAACAGGTCGGTCGTGGACGAACGGGACCGGTGGGGAGCGCGAAGCGGCTCCGCAAGCGTGGCTGGACCGGTTCGGGTGCCGACCCCTGGGATCCACAACCCCTCGGCCGACTCGTGGGCCAGGTGGCCAAGAGGCGGGGCTGGGACGACAAGGTCACCACCGGACGGCTGTTCGCGGAATGGGACCGCATCGTCGGCGAGGACATGTCCGCGCACGCCACTCCCGAGAGACTCGAGGAGGGCGTCCTCTACGTCCGGGCCTCCAGCACCGCCTGGGCCACCCAACTTCGGCTCGTGGCGGCCGACATCCTCCGCAAGATCGCCGCGGCGATGGGACCGGGTCACGTCCGGCGCCTGAAGATCGAGGGGCCGGAGAAACCCAGTTGGCGAAAGGGTCCGCTGCACGTGTCCGGGCGGGGACCACGGGACACGTACGGCTGA
- the gyrB gene encoding DNA topoisomerase (ATP-hydrolyzing) subunit B — protein MADAKSKASKKGSNDYGASSITVLEGLEAVRLRPGMYIGSTGPRGLHHLIWEVVDNSIDEAMAGHATGVKVTLLEDGGVEVIDDGRGIPVEMHESGMPTVQVVMTQLHAGGKFDSDSYAVSGGLHGVGISVVNALSTRVEVQIKRDGRLWQQDFDMAVPKELVDAGPAEGTGTRVRFWADPSIFESTEYEFDVVARRLQEMAFLNKGLTITLTDRRSRAEQAAELDAIADSEGRGSDSAPGSDEGSDIEHAVDAERAFVEGAVETTEPAAPVKVRERKRTFHYPDGLKDYVTAINKSKTAIHQTILYFEGKGTGHEVEVAMQWNSGYSESVHTFANTINTHEGGTHEEGFRAALTLLVNKYARDKKLLKEKDPNLTGDDIREGLAAVISAKISDPQFEGQTKTKLGNTEVKGFIQRQVSEHVGHWFEANPAEARVIINKGIASSQARVAARKAREMVRRKSATDIGGLPGKLADCRSKDPAKSELYIVEGDSAGGSAKSGRDSMFQAILPLRGKIINVEKSRIDKVLKNTEVQAIITALGTGIHEEFDIEKLRYHKIVLMADADVDGQHISTLLLTLIFRFMKPLVENGNVYLAQPPLYKLKWSKGEPDFAYSDRERDELLKIGLEKKRKINVEDGIQRYKGLGEMNPKELWETTMDPTVRTLRLVTLDDAAAADELFSILMGEDVDARRNFITRNARDVRFLDV, from the coding sequence GTGGCGGACGCCAAGAGCAAGGCCAGCAAGAAGGGCTCGAACGACTACGGTGCGTCGTCGATCACCGTTCTCGAAGGACTCGAGGCCGTACGGCTGCGTCCGGGTATGTACATCGGCTCCACCGGCCCTCGCGGTCTGCACCACCTGATCTGGGAGGTGGTGGACAACTCGATCGACGAGGCCATGGCCGGCCACGCGACCGGTGTCAAGGTCACATTGTTGGAGGACGGCGGCGTCGAGGTGATCGACGACGGTCGCGGTATCCCCGTCGAGATGCATGAGTCGGGCATGCCGACCGTGCAGGTCGTCATGACCCAGCTGCACGCGGGTGGCAAGTTCGACTCCGACTCCTACGCGGTGTCCGGCGGTCTCCACGGCGTGGGCATCTCCGTGGTCAACGCGTTGTCGACGCGGGTCGAGGTTCAGATCAAGCGCGACGGACGTCTGTGGCAGCAGGACTTCGACATGGCCGTTCCCAAGGAGTTGGTGGACGCCGGCCCCGCGGAGGGGACAGGCACCCGCGTCCGGTTCTGGGCGGATCCGTCGATCTTCGAGTCCACCGAGTACGAGTTCGACGTGGTGGCGCGTCGTCTCCAGGAGATGGCGTTCCTCAACAAGGGTCTGACCATCACGCTGACCGATCGGCGCTCCCGCGCGGAGCAGGCCGCGGAGCTCGACGCGATCGCGGACAGTGAGGGTCGCGGATCCGATTCGGCGCCCGGCTCCGACGAGGGGTCGGACATCGAGCACGCGGTGGATGCGGAGAGGGCCTTCGTCGAGGGCGCTGTCGAGACCACCGAGCCCGCCGCGCCGGTCAAGGTCCGCGAACGCAAGCGCACCTTCCACTACCCGGACGGCCTCAAGGACTACGTCACCGCGATCAACAAGTCCAAGACCGCGATCCACCAGACCATCCTCTACTTCGAGGGCAAGGGCACGGGCCACGAGGTCGAGGTCGCGATGCAGTGGAACTCCGGCTACTCGGAGTCCGTCCACACCTTTGCCAACACCATCAACACCCACGAGGGCGGCACCCACGAGGAGGGCTTCCGTGCGGCGTTGACCCTGTTGGTCAACAAGTACGCCCGCGACAAGAAGCTGCTGAAGGAGAAGGACCCCAACCTCACGGGGGACGACATCCGCGAGGGTCTCGCGGCAGTGATCTCGGCCAAGATCTCGGACCCACAGTTCGAGGGTCAGACCAAGACGAAGCTGGGCAACACCGAGGTCAAGGGCTTCATACAGCGTCAGGTATCCGAGCACGTCGGTCACTGGTTCGAGGCCAACCCTGCCGAGGCCAGGGTGATCATCAACAAGGGCATCGCCTCGAGCCAGGCCCGTGTCGCCGCGCGCAAGGCCCGCGAGATGGTCCGCCGTAAGTCGGCGACCGATATCGGCGGGCTCCCCGGAAAGCTGGCCGACTGCCGCTCCAAGGACCCGGCCAAGTCCGAGCTGTACATCGTCGAGGGCGACTCCGCCGGCGGCTCGGCCAAGTCCGGCCGTGACTCGATGTTCCAGGCGATCCTGCCGCTGCGCGGAAAGATCATCAACGTCGAGAAGTCCCGTATCGACAAGGTCCTCAAGAACACCGAGGTCCAGGCGATCATCACCGCTTTGGGTACGGGAATCCACGAAGAGTTCGACATAGAGAAGCTGCGGTATCACAAGATCGTGTTGATGGCCGACGCCGACGTCGACGGTCAGCACATCTCCACGCTGCTGCTCACCCTGATCTTCCGCTTTATGAAGCCGCTGGTGGAGAACGGAAACGTCTACCTGGCGCAGCCGCCCCTGTACAAGCTCAAGTGGAGCAAGGGCGAGCCTGACTTCGCCTACTCGGACCGGGAGCGGGACGAGCTGCTCAAGATCGGGCTGGAGAAGAAGCGCAAGATCAACGTGGAGGACGGGATCCAGCGCTACAAGGGTCTCGGTGAGATGAACCCCAAGGAGCTGTGGGAGACCACCATGGATCCGACGGTGCGCACCCTCCGCCTGGTCACGCTCGACGATGCCGCGGCCGCCGACGAGCTGTTCTCGATCCTCATGGGCGAGGACGTCGACGCGCGCCGCAACTTCATCACCCGAAACGCCCGGGACGTCCGCTTCCTCGACGTCTGA
- a CDS encoding lipase family protein, whose translation MSRFRSQPVRRGRRRAAVAATSVFALLSVLPGTVGAQPSTQPPPNGDDVQFDQPGGFYDTRDLAPDSPGAVLRAEPADLPLAVSVPGLPPLPSPLPAAAQRVIYQTLDVDGRPVASSGAFYDSTAPWNGPGPRPTIVLGPGTQGQGDPCAPSRTVETAVGTNPRSGGPVVSYEEGFALVLAGQGFRVMVVDYIGLGTPGIHTYSDRVEQAHAMLDGARAARTLTGHESPLVFWGHSQGGGASAAAAELAPEYAPELDVRAAYASAPPADLLAVLDHIDGSSLTGAIGFAINGMVERYPAIQRVVDRHVNDTGRRALDDLAGLCLADTRGAYGGRTTTEWTNSGLGLGELIRTEPEALKVLEHQRIGNRAPAVPVMLAGGINDDIVPLGQVEQLGREWCLQGTSVHFRYETTPLIPGVTHAAAAVTNFGPALQFVNDRLAGIPAPNDCGHF comes from the coding sequence ATGTCGCGCTTCCGCAGTCAGCCCGTCCGCCGGGGTCGTCGTCGTGCGGCGGTGGCGGCGACATCGGTGTTCGCGCTCCTCAGCGTCCTTCCCGGTACCGTCGGCGCCCAACCGTCGACCCAGCCGCCCCCGAACGGTGACGACGTCCAGTTCGACCAGCCGGGGGGCTTCTACGACACGCGGGACCTCGCGCCCGACTCCCCGGGTGCGGTCCTCCGCGCGGAACCGGCCGACCTGCCGCTCGCGGTGTCCGTCCCCGGTCTGCCGCCGCTCCCCTCCCCGCTGCCGGCCGCGGCTCAGCGCGTGATCTACCAGACCCTCGACGTCGACGGTCGTCCCGTGGCCTCGTCCGGTGCGTTCTACGACTCGACCGCACCGTGGAACGGGCCCGGCCCGAGACCCACCATCGTGCTGGGGCCGGGAACCCAGGGTCAGGGCGACCCGTGCGCCCCCTCACGCACTGTCGAGACCGCAGTGGGGACCAATCCCCGATCAGGCGGGCCGGTCGTGTCCTACGAGGAGGGGTTCGCGCTCGTCCTGGCCGGCCAGGGCTTCCGGGTGATGGTCGTGGACTACATCGGCCTCGGGACGCCCGGCATCCACACCTACTCGGACCGCGTGGAACAGGCGCACGCCATGCTCGACGGCGCCCGGGCTGCGCGGACCCTCACAGGACATGAGTCGCCCCTGGTCTTCTGGGGCCACTCCCAGGGCGGCGGGGCATCAGCGGCCGCAGCCGAGCTGGCCCCGGAATACGCCCCGGAACTGGACGTCCGCGCCGCCTACGCCTCGGCTCCCCCGGCAGACCTGCTCGCGGTCCTCGACCACATCGACGGCTCCAGCCTGACGGGTGCGATCGGCTTCGCGATCAACGGGATGGTCGAGCGGTACCCCGCCATCCAGCGGGTCGTGGACCGGCACGTCAACGACACCGGCCGACGCGCCCTCGACGACCTCGCCGGCCTCTGCCTGGCCGACACCCGCGGCGCCTACGGTGGGCGCACCACCACCGAGTGGACCAACTCGGGGCTGGGTCTGGGTGAGCTGATCCGCACTGAACCCGAGGCACTCAAGGTGCTCGAGCACCAGCGGATCGGCAACCGCGCGCCGGCCGTCCCCGTGATGCTGGCCGGCGGGATCAACGACGACATCGTCCCACTGGGACAGGTCGAGCAACTGGGTCGAGAGTGGTGCCTGCAGGGCACGTCCGTGCACTTCCGGTACGAGACCACACCACTGATCCCGGGGGTCACCCACGCCGCGGCGGCGGTGACCAACTTCGGGCCCGCCCTGCAGTTCGTCAACGATCGACTGGCCGGGATCCCGGCACCGAACGATTGCGGGCACTTCTGA
- the gyrA gene encoding DNA gyrase subunit A yields the protein MTDTTLPPDAGGHDRIEPVDIQAEMQRSYIDYSMSVIVGRALPDVRDGLKPVHRRILYAMWDNGYRPDRSYVKSAKPVADTMGNYHPHGDSAIYDTLVRLAQPWAMRYPMVDGQGNFGSRGNDGAAAMRYTECKMTPLAMEMVRDIDKNTVDFQPNYDGKTSEPVVLPSRVPNLLINGSSGIAVGMATKMPPHNLREVAGAVYWVLENPDASDDEALDACMGFIKGPDFPTYGFIVGDQGIKDAYTTGRGSIRMRGKTSIEEDGNRTVIVITELPYEVNPDNMILSIAEQLRDGKIAGISKIDDESSDRVGLRIVITLKRDAVAKVVLNNLYKHSQLQTSFGANMLSIVDGVPRTLPIHQLVRLYVTHQIEVIVRRTQYLLDEAERRAHILRGLVKALDALDEVIALIRRSQTVDIAREGLKDLLDIDDDQAQAILDMQLRRLAALERQKIVDQLAAIELEIADYKDILARPERQRAIVGDELREIVEKYGDDRRTVIIPADGDVTDEDLIAREDVVVTITETGYAKRTRTDLYRAQKRGGKGVRGAELKQDDIVRHFFVSSTHDWLLFFTTKGRVYRVKAYELPEASRTARGQHVANLLAFQPEERIAGVIRIKGYQDAPYLVLATRNGLVKKSKLEDYDSPRSGGLIAVNLRDGDELVGAALAGPEDDLLLVSEKGQSIRFHANDDTLRPMGRATSGVMGMRFNDGDALLSMSVVRSEMDENQLFLLVATERGYSKRTALAEYTAQGRGGKGVLTLMFDPKRGKLVGATIIELQDELYAITSSGGVIRTFAKQVRKAGRQTKGVRLMNLAEGDSLLAIARNADEPDDDDRLDAGSDKE from the coding sequence ATGACGGACACGACGTTGCCGCCCGACGCCGGGGGACACGACCGCATCGAGCCGGTCGATATCCAGGCGGAGATGCAGAGAAGCTACATCGACTACTCGATGAGCGTCATCGTCGGGCGTGCGCTCCCGGACGTCCGGGACGGGCTCAAACCCGTACACCGCCGGATTCTCTACGCCATGTGGGACAACGGCTACCGGCCCGACCGCAGTTACGTGAAGTCCGCGAAGCCCGTCGCCGACACCATGGGCAACTACCACCCGCACGGCGACTCGGCGATCTACGACACCCTGGTCCGACTGGCCCAGCCGTGGGCGATGCGCTATCCGATGGTCGACGGCCAGGGCAACTTCGGTTCGCGCGGCAACGACGGCGCGGCCGCGATGCGTTACACCGAGTGCAAGATGACCCCGCTCGCCATGGAGATGGTGCGGGACATCGACAAGAACACGGTCGACTTCCAGCCCAACTACGACGGTAAGACCTCGGAGCCGGTGGTCCTGCCGTCCCGGGTGCCCAACCTGCTGATCAACGGCTCCAGTGGCATCGCGGTGGGTATGGCCACCAAGATGCCGCCGCACAACCTCCGCGAGGTCGCCGGAGCCGTCTACTGGGTTCTGGAGAACCCGGACGCCAGCGACGACGAGGCGCTCGATGCGTGCATGGGTTTCATCAAGGGACCGGACTTCCCGACCTACGGGTTCATCGTGGGGGACCAGGGGATCAAGGACGCCTACACCACCGGGCGCGGTTCGATCCGGATGCGCGGGAAGACCTCCATCGAGGAGGACGGCAACCGCACCGTCATCGTGATCACCGAGCTGCCCTACGAGGTCAACCCGGACAACATGATCCTGTCGATCGCCGAGCAGCTGCGCGACGGCAAGATCGCCGGCATCTCCAAGATCGACGACGAGTCGTCCGACCGCGTGGGCCTGCGGATCGTCATCACGCTCAAGCGTGACGCCGTGGCCAAGGTGGTGCTCAACAACCTCTACAAGCACTCACAGCTGCAGACGTCGTTCGGCGCCAACATGCTGTCGATCGTCGACGGTGTGCCGCGTACCCTGCCGATCCACCAGCTGGTGCGTCTGTACGTCACGCACCAGATCGAGGTCATCGTCCGGCGCACCCAGTACCTGCTGGACGAGGCCGAGAGGCGGGCCCACATCCTGCGCGGCCTGGTCAAGGCGCTCGACGCGCTCGACGAGGTCATCGCGCTCATCCGTCGGTCGCAGACCGTCGACATCGCCCGAGAGGGTCTCAAGGACCTCCTCGACATCGACGACGACCAGGCCCAGGCCATCCTCGACATGCAGCTCCGCCGCCTCGCGGCCCTGGAGCGGCAGAAGATCGTCGACCAGCTCGCCGCCATCGAGCTCGAGATCGCCGACTACAAAGACATCCTCGCCCGGCCCGAGCGGCAGCGGGCGATCGTCGGCGACGAACTCCGCGAGATCGTCGAGAAGTACGGCGACGACCGACGCACCGTGATCATCCCGGCCGACGGTGACGTCACCGACGAGGACCTGATCGCCCGCGAGGACGTCGTCGTCACCATCACGGAGACCGGATACGCCAAGCGGACCCGCACGGATCTCTATCGCGCCCAGAAGCGCGGCGGCAAGGGTGTGCGTGGGGCGGAGCTCAAGCAGGACGACATCGTCCGACACTTCTTCGTCTCCTCCACGCACGACTGGCTGCTGTTCTTCACCACCAAGGGCCGGGTCTACCGGGTCAAGGCCTACGAGCTGCCCGAGGCCAGCCGCACCGCCCGCGGCCAGCACGTGGCCAATCTCCTGGCATTCCAACCGGAGGAGCGCATCGCCGGGGTCATCCGGATCAAGGGCTACCAGGACGCGCCGTACCTGGTCCTGGCCACCCGGAACGGTCTGGTCAAGAAGTCCAAGCTCGAGGACTACGACTCCCCGCGCTCCGGCGGCCTCATCGCCGTCAACCTCCGCGACGGCGACGAGCTCGTCGGCGCCGCACTCGCCGGCCCCGAGGACGATCTGCTGTTGGTCTCCGAGAAGGGCCAGTCGATCCGCTTCCACGCCAACGACGACACGCTCCGCCCGATGGGCCGCGCGACGTCCGGCGTGATGGGGATGCGGTTCAACGACGGCGACGCGTTGCTGAGCATGTCGGTGGTCCGCTCCGAGATGGACGAGAACCAACTCTTCCTGCTGGTGGCCACCGAGCGCGGGTACTCCAAGCGCACCGCGCTGGCCGAGTACACGGCCCAGGGCCGCGGCGGCAAGGGCGTGCTCACGCTCATGTTCGATCCCAAGCGCGGCAAGCTGGTCGGTGCGACGATCATCGAGTTGCAGGACGAGCTCTACGCGATCACCTCCAGTGGCGGTGTGATCCGTACGTTCGCCAAGCAGGTGCGCAAGGCGGGCCGGCAGACCAAGGGCGTGCGCCTGATGAACCTGGCCGAGGGTGACTCGCTGTTGGCGATCGCCCGCAACGCCGACGAGCCCGACGACGACGACC